The bacterium genome has a window encoding:
- a CDS encoding DUF1028 domain-containing protein — protein MKGVLIGFAMLAATASSPARGAAPPETLSPRRPVHTYSIVARDATTGDLGVAVQSHWFSVGSGVSWAEAGVGAVATQSFTEISYGPLGLELMRAGKTAPQALAALLSVDDNADVRQVAMVDRHGNVAVHTGEKCIAEAGHLAGDGFTVQANLMEKDTVWEAMAVAFEAAEGDLAERLMSALEAAQAEGGDIRGRQSAAILVVPGTSDGSPWRERKVDLRVDDHGRPLEELRRLLEVHRAYEHMDSGDGYFAEGDIAGALREYATAADMLPENVEVRYWQAITMIGAGRLDEALPILRRVFEEQPRWRTLTPRLPTSGLLPEDPELMRRIMEGSK, from the coding sequence ATGAAAGGTGTCTTGATCGGTTTCGCGATGCTGGCAGCGACGGCCTCGAGCCCGGCGCGGGGTGCAGCCCCACCGGAAACTCTCTCGCCACGCCGGCCGGTGCACACCTACTCGATCGTGGCCCGCGATGCCACGACCGGCGATCTCGGGGTTGCCGTGCAGTCGCACTGGTTCTCGGTCGGATCCGGGGTTTCCTGGGCAGAGGCCGGAGTTGGCGCGGTGGCCACCCAGTCGTTTACCGAGATCTCTTACGGTCCGCTCGGGCTGGAGCTGATGCGTGCCGGCAAGACCGCACCCCAAGCACTCGCTGCTCTCCTGAGCGTTGATGACAATGCCGACGTGCGACAGGTCGCGATGGTCGATCGGCACGGCAACGTGGCCGTGCATACGGGCGAGAAGTGCATTGCCGAGGCCGGCCACCTGGCGGGGGACGGATTTACCGTCCAGGCCAATCTCATGGAGAAGGACACGGTCTGGGAGGCCATGGCCGTGGCCTTCGAGGCCGCCGAGGGTGACCTGGCCGAAAGGCTGATGTCGGCTCTGGAGGCCGCGCAGGCGGAAGGTGGCGATATCCGAGGACGGCAATCGGCGGCCATCCTGGTCGTGCCCGGAACCAGCGACGGCTCTCCCTGGCGCGAGCGCAAGGTCGATCTCCGAGTCGACGATCACGGCCGGCCGCTCGAGGAGCTGCGCCGGCTCCTGGAGGTCCACCGGGCGTATGAGCACATGGACAGCGGCGACGGGTACTTCGCCGAGGGCGATATTGCCGGCGCGCTGCGGGAGTACGCCACCGCGGCCGACATGTTGCCCGAGAACGTCGAGGTCCGATACTGGCAGGCGATCACCATGATCGGAGCGGGTCGGCTGGATGAGGCCCTGCCGATTCTTCGCCGGGTGTTCGAGGAGCAACCGCGCTGGCGGACCTTGACGCCACGACTACCCACATCTGGCCTGCTGCCGGAGGACCCCGAGTTGATGCGAAGGATCATGGAAGGGTCCAAATAG
- a CDS encoding radical SAM protein: MKVALLKPPSTGALGLDMLTFVEPLGLECVAGALEPDGHACAVVDVRIEGMERGVAKTRDFEPDIVGLQCNFTTERYQALELARLVKDELPDAYIVIGGHDASRDPKWFQQPVFDAVALGDGEDVFPPLVDALDRGVDPKEAPGLVLNTKDGQRHTGPPPARHHLDEMALPARHLIDEYAHHYYLQFRRPMALLETARGCPFKCNFCSVWKFHESTYRQKSAERIVEELSQIDSPHVFITDDIFWLDVKRGEELAKAIHDSGIRKSFLVQTRTDIICKFPHLVEMWKDLGYLTAFLGVEKVDDAGLSSVNKSNSAENNVRAIQILKDLKVGYSCNFIVDPTWDREDFARLRNWMDEMGTYNAGFTVLTPLPGTDLWDEAKKNVATLDWEMYDLIHTVLPTELPLEEFYREFAGLWSASRDIFFKHRGKLRFYLQLAGGLVSGKITPKAMRKGFDIARLLSNPDTFLEAHRKRPEAVAGAAAEEAAA; this comes from the coding sequence ATGAAAGTCGCACTGCTCAAGCCGCCCAGCACCGGCGCACTGGGTCTGGACATGCTGACCTTCGTGGAGCCTCTCGGCCTGGAATGCGTCGCCGGCGCGCTCGAGCCGGACGGACACGCATGCGCCGTCGTCGACGTTCGGATCGAAGGCATGGAAAGGGGCGTGGCCAAAACGCGTGATTTCGAGCCTGACATCGTCGGACTCCAGTGCAATTTCACCACCGAGCGTTACCAGGCGCTCGAGCTGGCCCGGCTGGTAAAGGATGAGCTGCCCGATGCCTACATCGTGATCGGCGGCCACGACGCGTCACGTGATCCCAAGTGGTTTCAGCAACCCGTCTTCGACGCCGTCGCTCTGGGTGACGGTGAGGACGTGTTCCCGCCGTTGGTCGACGCTCTGGATCGCGGCGTCGATCCCAAGGAAGCGCCGGGCCTCGTGCTCAACACGAAGGACGGCCAACGCCACACGGGTCCGCCGCCGGCTCGTCATCACCTGGACGAGATGGCGCTACCGGCTCGGCACCTCATCGATGAGTACGCGCATCACTACTACCTTCAGTTCCGCAGGCCCATGGCGCTGCTCGAGACCGCCCGGGGATGCCCGTTCAAGTGCAACTTCTGCTCGGTCTGGAAATTCCATGAGAGCACGTATCGGCAGAAGTCGGCAGAGCGGATCGTCGAAGAGCTTTCGCAGATCGACTCGCCTCACGTGTTCATCACCGACGACATCTTTTGGCTCGATGTCAAGAGAGGGGAGGAGCTTGCGAAGGCGATCCACGACTCCGGCATTCGCAAGTCGTTTCTGGTCCAGACGCGCACGGACATCATCTGCAAGTTCCCGCACCTGGTTGAGATGTGGAAGGACCTCGGTTATCTGACGGCCTTCCTCGGGGTGGAGAAAGTGGACGATGCCGGTCTCAGCTCGGTGAACAAGAGCAACAGCGCCGAGAACAACGTCAGAGCGATTCAGATTCTCAAAGACCTGAAGGTCGGCTACAGCTGCAACTTCATCGTCGATCCGACCTGGGATCGGGAGGACTTCGCCCGACTGCGGAATTGGATGGACGAGATGGGGACCTACAACGCCGGCTTCACGGTGTTAACGCCGCTGCCCGGGACCGATCTCTGGGACGAAGCGAAGAAGAACGTTGCCACACTCGATTGGGAGATGTACGACCTCATCCACACGGTTCTGCCCACCGAGCTTCCCCTCGAGGAGTTCTACAGGGAGTTCGCGGGGCTCTGGAGCGCCAGCCGGGACATCTTCTTCAAGCATCGCGGCAAGCTGAGGTTCTATCTGCAGCTTGCGGGCGGTCTGGTCAGCGGCAAGATCACGCCCAAAGCAATGCGCAAAGGCTTCGACATCGCGCGGCTGCTGAGCAACCCGGACACCTTCCTCGAGGCGCACCGCAAGCGGCCGGAGGCGGTGGCCGGAGCCGCGGCCGAAGAGGCTGCGGCCTAG